accaaaaaatatactaactgtagcgcgtggcggttacacgttgaaataaaaaaaaaaattttttttcagttttcaaattatttttatctgagcaattacataaaaataaagataaaaaattaaataaaaaatattttttaaaaattgtcttcattgagaaaaaaatatttctttactttgataccctttaaaaaggcgaatgactgggcgtggcagattttccaatacatatgtaaattttacaacaattacctatcaaatggcgtttaaattatttagttatcctattttgttcaaaagttatgatttttgcaacgtaaaatgagaaaaggcgctactgtgccaCGTTAAAATTCATTGTTTACATTCATTCAAATTTTTGACGGTCGCCATCGACGGAGAAGAGCCACCATACACAGCGCTCTTTGATTTCGGAGCGCGACTTCCCTTCCAAAAATAGGAATCTTATCACCGATCGGTACTGCTCTTTTTCCATTCCCTAAAATTCACGAGCTTGCAAACTTCCACACGTGGTTTTAAAAAAGCTTTGGGACCGATTCGATTGAAATTTGTACAGTAGTCGTCCAAAAGAATATTCTAATCGATAGTAATATCGATAACCGATTTGGAACACTTCAGTCGTTGAGGCTAAGTATTTCGTATATCACTTCACTTCCTCATccctgtgtgagtgtgtttttttttattatttttattttattttttatttttatttaatagatATAAGTATTGTACATAAGAAATAGAGTAAGGTTAAGAAATAGAAATGTCCGCTGGCGGTCAGTTGCCGCTCTTCAGGGATCCGTTCTCCGGTTCTCTTCAGGTATCCTCAGTGCGTCGGATCTGCTCCCGGGTTCTCAGCTCTTGCATCACGGATGCTGCCATTTTCGCAATCGCACCCCAATTGGATGGAATCTCTATCTCTGCATGGCTTCAGCCCATATTGGCGCGGCATACAGGATGGTCGAGGTCACCACTGTCGCTATCAGTCGCTTGCTATGCTGCTTGGGGCCACGgttgttggccatcatcctcgagATGGCAGCAGTAGGTTTGGatgccttggccgctgcgtTTTCCAGGTGGGTCTTGAAGTTCAGCCTGTGGTCGTTCATGACTCCCAGGTACTTGATCACCGGGGTGGACTCGATGATAGTCGAGCCGACCCTGAAGCTCACCTTCTCTACTATTTTTCTGATGCTTATGAGCACTCCTTCGGTAaggtgcttctccaccgtgaccagTGCATTGTCATCAGCGAACCCCACTACCTCGCAGCCAGGGGGTAATGGCAGTCTGAGAACCCCGTCGTACATGACGTTCCACAAGATAGGCCCAAGAACTGAGCCTTGCGGTAGGCCTCCTGTGACTTGATGCTGTTGGTTGCCGGTATCCGATTCATAAAATAGGACTCGGTCTTTGAAATAGTCGGCAACTAGCTTAATCAGGTATCCAGATATGCCGGCGCGCTGCAATGTCTGCAGGACTAGGCTCCAGTTTGGCGAATTAAATGAGTTTTTGACGTCGAGGGTACATACAAGGCAGTATTGCTTATTGCTGCAAGTTGGGTCACTTCTCGGATCGCGTCGATTGCGCTTCTCTTCTTTCGGAACCCATACTGGTGGCCCGAGAGTGCTCCGCGTTCTTCGGTTTCTCTCTCCAGTCTGCTGCATATGAGGCGCTCAAATATCTTCCCCAATGTGTTTAGCATACAGAGGGGTCTGTATGAGGAAGGATTGTCGTTCAGTTTACCTGGTTTCGGGATAAGCACGAGGTTTGCTGCTTCCAGACTCTCGGAAAAGGTACGTTCGCCGATGCATTAGTTGTACAGCTCTGTGAATAGGCTCGTGTTTACCCTGATTATGGCGTGCAGTGCCGCGTTTAGGATGCCATCTGGTCCCGGGGCCTTGGATATTTTGCTGCTGGCCACCGCGCTTAGGACTTCCTCTTCGTTGATGATGATAGTTTCGCCCGCCGCTATATTGGGTGGCATAAGATGCGGCTGTGCAGGGAAGAGGGTGGAGATTATTGCTCCAAGCTGTTCCTGGGCTGTTGGGGTCGGCTGTCGGTTGAGCTTACCCATGACGTGCTTGTAGGCAGATCCAAAAGGATCCTGGTCGGACTCGTCACACAGCTGCTGGAAGCACTCTCTCTTGCTTGCTCTAATGGCCAcctttaaagcttttttcCTTTCCCTATAGCGAGACTCAAATAGCTCCTGCATGGGCCGTCCACGGTTTCGTTGACACCTGCGCCTCGCAGAGATGCACTCTTTCCTGGCTGTGGCTATCTCTTggttccaccaggggactggtcTCCTTCCATGTCCTCTAGTCGAGCTCTCCATTTCCGCATCGCAAGCTGTCTTGATCCTCGCAGATACCTCGTCTGCGCAAGTGTTTGAGTAGCCAGAAATGGTATTGCCAACCATGTTTTCTAGAAGTTCCTCGACATTTAGAGTGCCTACTTTGTAGGCAGGTTGCCGATTCGGAAGGCTCGGCAGGGAGTGACTCGTCTTCGTCACTATCGCTGCGTGGTCGCTGTAGGTGAGGAGGTCAGTGACTTCCCAGTAGACGTTCCTAGTGAGCTCCGGGCTGGCGAAGGTTAGGTCGATAATTGATTCTCGGCCTGCCTTGCTGTATGTGCATTTGCCTCCGTCGTTAAGAAGGCAGACATCCAGGGTCGCCAGGGCATCTAGTAAGGCGGTTCCCCTCTGAGTTGTTGCCGTGCTCCCCCACGCGGTGGACCACGCGTTGAAGTCCCCGGCAATTATTACCGGGGATCGTCCCCGAGCGTCTTGGGCAATCTCCTGGATTGCATCCTTGAATGCATTTATGTGCATGCTCGGcggaataaattaataaatggatatattttttccagtaatcttcttaagcaaatacgcttttcagttccttctaggccatcacgttacttttggcctatagctttggatatttgtaaaactaatttcgaggcacacgatccttttcgcgttttatgttcgctttacaacgacatgtactctcttttatattttgaaatgtcattagactttaacaaaaataatattttaagacacctatccttgcctctgaccacctgatgtgagtcggagcatatcattaaaaaacactccttatccggtctgaggtaaggatatggattcaaaatggcagatatttgctattcttaataaataaataaataaaataaaataaaaatatagcaGCTTTATATGGTAGTCGCCTGGCATTTGGCCCTGGCGTAGCCAGGTCTCGAAGCTCTCTGTGATAGGTGGCCCGGAGGCTGTCAGCAGCTCCAGATGGCTGCCCCACCGTCCGCGCTCAGAGGCTCGGCATCTTACCGAGGTGTGTCCGAAGGCCATGCATTTGTAGCATCGCTTTGGCTCAGTTTTCTCTCGGCTGCGGCATACGACTCATCCGATCCGGATTCTGCCCTTCTGGAGCAACCTCGCATGCTCGGGTCTGAGGTTGACTCGTGGTATGTCACACTCTTCTCTCACAAACAGGGCCATGGTGACCTCCTCCGCGCTGGTCGTGTCGTCCAGGTCGCGGATCTCCACTTGAACCGTCTCCTTCATAGCCGCCAACTCTGCTTTACCGAAGATGGCAGTCTTTAGGGCTGCTTGCAGCTGCTGCGTGGATGGGTCCAGGGTTTTCTGCATTCTTAAGAGGAGTCCACAGTTCGCTGTCCTCCGCAGTCCTTGCACATTGTCCTTGAGTCCCTGTAGGGAGGGCTCAGTTTTGACAATCTTGAGCATGTCTGCGTTTGTTCCCTCGTTACATTTGATTATGATTCCGTCGGGGCGCTGCTTCCTGGGCATTGCAGGGTGATGTGCACGGCTTCCCTTGTTGTCGCTGCTCGCAGCTTTAACTTCTATGTTCTTAGGTCTGGGTTTTGCCTTGACCTGCTGCCATGTCGCATTTCTCGGTCTGCTTTCGGGCACAACGCTAGAGTTCATGCTAGCCATCGTGGGGGTGGTCTGCTGGCTTACACACGTGGTGGATCCCTTGCTGTGGCCGTCTGTCAGTGCGGCAATGATCTCGAGCTGTAGCTTCTTCATAGCTTGCATCGAATCAATCGTCCCCTGTGTGACATGCCGTACTaccttcttgttgttgctcttaGTGTCGGTGAACTTCGCAATCATTTCGTCTAGCATTGCTCCTAGCTTCTCAACTAGTGCTGGGGCGTTAGCTTCGACCTCTTTGCCTCTTGTGGGCTTCGGCCTACTTCCGGTCAGGGCTCACCGCATCTCAGCTTCGCTTCGGGGTTGCCTGCTCCTCGTTTATATCGCCGAAAACGAATACCGGGTGCGTCTCCGGCGCGCTAGCCTGTACCGAATTACGAAAGCTCTGGTGGtcaataaaagtaaaaaggACGCACGCGCAATTATCCGGCTGCTTCTTGTCGGCTACGTAGGGGTGGTGATCTTGTCCTTCTACTTTACCCTCAGCTCATTCCCTAAATAGTCATAATATATGTACTTTGCGTGCAGCGACAAAATTCAAGAGGTTTGGGGCGAAATCAAATACAACACAGCAGAAAAATTGGGTAGCCATCCTGCTCAAACTTCCGGGTGATCCTCAGATGATGTTGAGGACACAGTTCGCCCTCCCTGCCATGGCCATCTTTTCCCAATCATAAAGATACAGTCGGCCCTTAATGTTACTAACGGATAATCACGAAGGAGTTTCCCTAGCCATAGGCAATCCGCAGAGTTTTCACcacattttatgtttatttctaaaaatgctaaataaaGTTTCTTACAGCTAAAATACagactaaaaatataaatacagtATTTGCCGGGCATGCGGccgtataaattaaatgtgataaacaaaaatagatgGCATTAAAATCTTTATCCTTGAGTGTTTAAAATGAGAGGCATTAAAAAGAATGCAAACTCAATAAAACTGATCAAAgcttttagaaatataaaaaggacGAGCGTGAGGAATGCAAAGAGTTACGAAGGAGAAGACTCggaattaaacaattttttttttttttttaagctttgcttt
Above is a genomic segment from Drosophila kikkawai strain 14028-0561.14 chromosome 3R, DkikHiC1v2, whole genome shotgun sequence containing:
- the LOC138928937 gene encoding uncharacterized protein, producing the protein MYDGVLRLPLPPGCEVVGFADDNALVTVEKHLTEGVLISIRKIVEKVSFRVGSTIIESTPVIKYLGVMNDHRLNFKTHLENAAAKASKPTAAISRMMANNRGPKQHSKRLIATVVTSTILYAAPIWAEAMQR